The genomic segment AAATTTCctctttaacaaaataaaaggcagtgtattttttcttttttaaataacataatATCTAAGCCATTCCCCCCTCATATGTATACTTACCAGGTCAGCCTTATAGCAACAGAAATAGTTAGCTCGTAGCTATCTACATTCCCCAACTAGAAGACTTAGACTCCATAGATGCACCAAAGCCAGAGCTGAAGCCGCTGCTGGAGGCCGTGTTAGTGCCTGCAGCCCAACCAAGGCTAGCTGAGTTTGGGCTGCTGTAACTGGTGCTCGCAGAGCTATAGGTCTGGTCTCTGGTTGTAGTGGCTGTGCCTGCCGTTGTGGTCAGACCCTGCTGGTTAGCCAGCATGCCCATCATTCCCCAACTGCTCTGCAGCGCTGCCTGAGCAGCCGCGACCATGGCTGGGTTTAGACCGAGAGCCCCGAAGTTAACCCCTCCGCTACTGCTGCCTAGTCCACCGCGATTACTGCCATAGCCCTGATTGAACCCACCAGCCCCGAAACGCCCTCGATCCATCATTTGCCTACTATTATTGTGTTTGGGCTCAGCATTGGAGATGTGCACACTGACACCCTTGATGATCAGGTCCTCTCCACACAGAGCTTGGGCAACCTGAGAAAGAAATGAGTTACTAAGtctctgtatttcttttttctaacaGGTAAATAAATACTCCGTACACTATAAATACCAGGTATCATGAGGTATTTATAGTATAAATCTGTAATTGAGCTCTCATGTTTTCCACTACTACACCAAACTTATATGCATATAATTACTGATATTATagatttgtttttgatttatcTAAACATACATATTAGGTCTTTCTCACTCTTCCTGTATAATACCATCTCTACTCATATTCAAAGCCTGTCATTTAAGGTCACTCTTACCTGGTCATCAGCAAATGTGACAAAAGCAAACGCCCGGAAAGGTTTGGGAATGAAGACGTCTGTGACTTCACCATACTGCATGAAGTACTGCCTCAGATCATCAGTTGTCATGTCCTCTGTGCAGCGACCAACAAAGATTTTACGGCTCCGCATCGGCTCATCGGGACATGCCTGAAAGGAAGAACGGGCACCACCATTTCATTTTAAGTCATGCTCCTCAACAATCCAGATTCAGTTTTACAAAATCGAATCAACATTTGTAACCTGTGATAAACTTACATTATtaatgaagacatttttaaaaaaatccattgCAATGACTTTAAAACACCTGCTTGTAAGTGTGGAAACCCAATCGTGTGACACAGATCAACAAGCAGTAACAGGTGCTGTAAGCCTACATATAAACCTAAAAAGGAATTTATACCAAACCTTATTCACTGAAGAAATCAATTTCTACCAGAAGCACTTCTTTGAGACACGGTAAAATCGTGCCCAACCCACCTTTGAATTGGGAAGTTTACAGTCACACCATCTCCCGTCAATCATGTGTCTCTGAGCGATGACTTTGGTTTGCGTCTCGTAGTCGGTGAACCGGACGAACCCAAAACCTTTTGAATTGCCAGTTTTTGCATCTCTCTTCACCTGAAAATGGGCGAGGTGAGCAAATTCATTAGTACACAAACAAAAGTCACACCCTCGTTGCGCACAAGGTCTAGAAAAGAACTGCGAAAACATTCACAGTCACATGACACATCAATACCTGCACCATGATGACCTCTCCAAAGGTACTGAAATAATCCTTGAGGTCTTGTTCTGTTGTTTTCCATGGCAACCCGAGGACAATAAGATCCGATGTCTTCTGAAAGCCCCTTTTAATTTTCACAACTGTGGCAGCGTCTATTTCCTccatctttcttttgttatctatgaagaataaataaat from the Pelmatolapia mariae isolate MD_Pm_ZW linkage group LG20, Pm_UMD_F_2, whole genome shotgun sequence genome contains:
- the tardbpa gene encoding TAR DNA binding protein, like; the protein is MSELYIRVAEEENEEPMEIPSEDDGTVLLSSVAAQFPGACGLRYRNPETQCMRGVRLVEGVLHPPENDWGNLVYIVNYPKDNKRKMEEIDAATVVKIKRGFQKTSDLIVLGLPWKTTEQDLKDYFSTFGEVIMVQVKRDAKTGNSKGFGFVRFTDYETQTKVIAQRHMIDGRWCDCKLPNSKACPDEPMRSRKIFVGRCTEDMTTDDLRQYFMQYGEVTDVFIPKPFRAFAFVTFADDQVAQALCGEDLIIKGVSVHISNAEPKHNNSRQMMDRGRFGAGGFNQGYGSNRGGLGSSSGGVNFGALGLNPAMVAAAQAALQSSWGMMGMLANQQGLTTTAGTATTTRDQTYSSASTSYSSPNSASLGWAAGTNTASSSGFSSGFGASMESKSSSWGM